The region TGAGATTAATGAAGACACTCAAAATTGATATCAAGGAACGTGTAGAGAAGATAAGGGTGGCACCTCAGCAACAAGGGGAGTACAGTTTAGCACCCTTCCCCCGTAAATCTGAGAGTGTATTGCAACTATAAAGAACATATAGAAGATTCAGCACATGTGGTATTTCTATTCATTTTGCACCGGTTGTGCATTATTAGGAGGTTATTGTGCACACTCACCCGGGACAGCTGTTCCGGACTGCCGAACTGGACGTGCGTGCTCGGGGACAGGCCGCCGGGCTCGACGTCGCTCCCGGTTATGTCATCCTCTGACTCCTCGAAGGAGGACGCGGATGAAAGTCCCGCTGAGGACGAGCTGGAGAGTTTACGGAGGGAAACGCGGGGGATAGGGGAGCCTCCGCAGCCGCTGTCCGAGTACGGAGACTCGTGGCCGGGCTGCAGGTCCAGAGATAACGCGCCGAAACTCAGCGGGAACTCAGCGACCTCCACGTCCTCGGCTTGGCTGGGACTCGGATCGTGGGTCACAATAAGTCTCGGAATGATCCCGGGGAAACTGTGGAACTCCATTAAACCCTGGCCATGGACGCATTCCTCTTCAGGAAAGATGGGCGTGCTGTCTTGGTCCTTGGTTCTGTGCGTAAAGTCAGGACGCGGTGATGAGGGTTCGACACTCGGTGGAGTTCTGGTCACATGGGAAGGAACGACTAGCCGGTTCGAAACGTACGACTTGGTGCAAGAGTGAATCTGTGGCTGTGGAGCCGTCTGATTTTTCTCCGTAAAGGACCCAGAGTGGATCGGTGTGAACAGCCTTAATGCTGTTGCGCCATCGAAACCAATCGCGTTCAGATCGAGGTCTCTTTCTCGGGGTTCCTCCATGCTCCGCGGTGAGCTGCTCCACTCATggttcttctcctccttctccgcATCTGCTCGTGCTCTGCATTGTGAATCAGCCCGCTCGAGCACACCGACCCTGCTGCAGTCCGCATCGATGGCTACAATTGTTTCCTCCTTCGGAACTCCTTCAAAGTCAGCGACGGGTTGCACGGAAGCGCGCGCGTCAAGGCgagcggtggtggtggtggtggcgaGTGCAGCGGTCCGGTCCGTTTCCGAGTCTCTTCTACTTCCACCGTCGAACGACTTCCTCTGTCCGCCTATCTCTCCGCGCGCCCCGAACACATCTCCTTCTCCTTCAAACGCGTGCCGCCGGTACGACTCAAGGTTTGGGAGCTGCTTGTTTTTCATCGGATTCTTGTCGAACCGGTGGCTCCTGCTTTCCAAACAAGCAAATCCGCAAACTCGTAACGTTCTCCTCGTCGCTCGGGCTGCGTTTCCGTTCGCTTTGACTGAAGGCGCTGTCGAGTATGACAACGCGCACAGAGATTGACCCATCCTGCCTGCCGTACACATCACTCAGCCAATGCCTTTAAGTTTGTCCGAAtacaaaatggcttcctattGGATACATA is a window of Ictalurus punctatus breed USDA103 chromosome 4, Coco_2.0, whole genome shotgun sequence DNA encoding:
- the itpkcb gene encoding inositol-trisphosphate 3-kinase Cb, encoding MCTAGRMGQSLCALSYSTAPSVKANGNAARATRRTLRVCGFACLESRSHRFDKNPMKNKQLPNLESYRRHAFEGEGDVFGARGEIGGQRKSFDGGSRRDSETDRTAALATTTTTARLDARASVQPVADFEGVPKEETIVAIDADCSRVGVLERADSQCRARADAEKEEKNHEWSSSPRSMEEPRERDLDLNAIGFDGATALRLFTPIHSGSFTEKNQTAPQPQIHSCTKSYVSNRLVVPSHVTRTPPSVEPSSPRPDFTHRTKDQDSTPIFPEEECVHGQGLMEFHSFPGIIPRLIVTHDPSPSQAEDVEVAEFPLSFGALSLDLQPGHESPYSDSGCGGSPIPRVSLRKLSSSSSAGLSSASSFEESEDDITGSDVEPGGLSPSTHVQFGSPEQLSRPRSWRKLKSMVHITPFVVSYKKHYPWVQLAGHAGNFQAGEYGRLLKKYCACEQQCLQKLMVDSLRPYVPGYYGVVRQDDQDYNLMDDLLSDFNSPSIMDCKMGSRTYLEEELVKARERPKLRKDMYEKMVAVDPDAPSAEEKAQQAILKPRYMQWRETLSSTATFGFRIEGIRKADGTCNTNFKRTKHREQVIKALEDFVDGNTQILRSYLLRLEELRGVLETSEFFRSHEVVGSSLLFVHDTSGLARVWMIDFGKTVPLPPHQSLDHRTPWSEGNREDGYLWGLDNLIEILSSMIPDKSYLEP